The Comamonas piscis region CTGCCGATCTGGAGCTTGATCTGGGCTTGGGCCTGGCCGGCAGTGGCGCAGAGCACGAGCAGAAGCAGCGTCAAAAAAAGCGCTTCGATCGAGCGGCGCATGGAAACATGGAGCATATCGCGTGGTACCTGAAAATCTGGCGGTGAGAGGACAGGATACGGAAAGAGGTTCCCGGATGATAGAACCTGTTGCAAGTCAGCGTAGGCCGTGGTGGCGCGTTTTTCGCGCCCGTGACATCGCGGTGCCAGACGCAAAAAGGCCGCTGCGGTGCAGCGGCCTTTGTCGGTGGAGCGGGGAGTGTGTGCGCCGCTCCAGGGACAAGATGCTGGCACGGCAAGTGCCAGCAGGTGGAAAGCTTATTCGCCTTCCAGGATCGAACCGTTGGCCAGGGCTTGGCGAGCAGCTTGGGTCACTTCAGCGCGGCTCAGTTGGCCCTTGCCCAGTTCGTAGGCGTTCATCGTGGATTGGTTGCCTTGGGCAATCATCATGTTGGTCTTGCGGGCTTCGACCAACTGGGCTTGCACATCAGCGCGGCTCACAGCGCTGGTAGCAGACGCTTGAGGAGCGACGGAGTGCTCACCTTCAAAGGGGTTGGCTTGAGCAACGGAGGCACCCAGGGCCAGAGTAGCGGCGATAGCGAGAATACGTGCGTTCATTTTTCTTTCCTTTGTGTTGCGTCCGGCCTGGTGGTCGATTCGCGTCGTCTTTTGCGGCGTCTGCAAACTTGTTGCTTGCGATGCAGCTTTTGGTAAACGATGGAATGAAGTTTATATTGGTATCTATCTTCGATAAATAGCTAAAAATCAAACGGATTGTTCCGAAATTCGATTGAATGAGCTTGGAACTTTTACAAATATGTGACAGCTAACCCTGGTATTAACCCTAAATTAGGGTATTTACCACGGGTATAAGTTATCTATGTTTATTGAAAATAAAGAAGATAAAAACTATCGATTCGATAGCCTTATGTTGGCGGAATGCAATTGGGGCAGTTGGTCTTGCCCAAAGCCGGGCAGGTCAAGAGGCCCTCTTGCGCAACCTGCTTTGCCTCGGGTTTGCCATCCGTGCGGGCATAGACGCCTCGGGGACAGCGCTGCGCAAGCGCTTGACGAGAGAGCAGAACAGCTGTGCAACCATGCCGCCATAGCGCATGCGAATGCATCTATTGCTGGCCAGTATTAGACAGCTAGACCAGCGCTGCCCACAATGGGCTGATAACTACGGAATGAAACAGGAGACACAGCCATGGACATGATTGAGCGCCGCCACTTCCTCACTACCCTTGCGGCCGCCGCGGGCGCCGCCAGCGTGCCGCAATGGGCGCAGGCGCAAACGGCCTACCCCAACAAGCCGGTGCGCGTGATCGTGCCCTTTGCCGCAGGCGGTACGACCGATGTGGTGGCCCGGTTGGTGATGCAGAAGATGGGCGAGCTGATGAAGGGCACCTTTGTCATCGACAACCGGGGCGGTGCCAACGGCATGATCGGCACCGGCGAAGTAGCCCGCGCACAGGCTGATGGCTACACCCTGCTGTTCAACACCGCCGGTGCCCAAACCCTGAGCCCGGTGATCTACAAGGCGCCCTATGAGGCGGCCGCCAGCTTTGCGCCGGTGGCCAAGGTCTGCTCGGTGGGCTTCATCATCATTGCCCGCAAAGATCTGCCTGCCAACAGCTTGCAAGAGCTGATAGCGCTGGCGCAGAACAAGGACAAGCCGCTGACGGCCTCGTCGGGCAGCGCCATCATCAACCTGATCACCGAGCAGTTCAAGCATGTGATCAAGGCACCGCAGATCATCAATGCCCAGTACAAGGGCACCAGCCCGCAGATGCAGGCTGTCGTCTCGGGTGAGGTGGATTTCTCCTTCGACTCCTTTGCTGCGGTGGAGATGATCAAGGCCGGCAAGGTCAAGGCACTGGCGGTGGTGCTGCCCCAGCGTGCCGCGTCCTTCCCCGATGTGCCCACCCTCGTCGAGCTGGGCATCAAGGACATGGAATTCAGCTCCTGGGCGGGCTTGCTCGCCCCCAAGGGCACGCCTAAGGAGATCGTCGCTGCGCTGTCGCAGAACATCGACAAGGTCATGCAGATGCCCGATGTGCTGGCCAAGCTCAAGCAGTACGACTACATCCCCGTGAAGACCACGCCCGAGGTGTTTGCCCAACAGATCCAGGCGGAAACCGACCGCTGGAAACAGGTGGTCAAGGAAACCGGCTTCAAGATCGAATAAGCGCAGCGGCCTTCTCTGCTGCGCTCAGGATTGCCCT contains the following coding sequences:
- a CDS encoding DUF4148 domain-containing protein — its product is MNARILAIAATLALGASVAQANPFEGEHSVAPQASATSAVSRADVQAQLVEARKTNMMIAQGNQSTMNAYELGKGQLSRAEVTQAARQALANGSILEGE
- a CDS encoding Bug family tripartite tricarboxylate transporter substrate binding protein, with the protein product MDMIERRHFLTTLAAAAGAASVPQWAQAQTAYPNKPVRVIVPFAAGGTTDVVARLVMQKMGELMKGTFVIDNRGGANGMIGTGEVARAQADGYTLLFNTAGAQTLSPVIYKAPYEAAASFAPVAKVCSVGFIIIARKDLPANSLQELIALAQNKDKPLTASSGSAIINLITEQFKHVIKAPQIINAQYKGTSPQMQAVVSGEVDFSFDSFAAVEMIKAGKVKALAVVLPQRAASFPDVPTLVELGIKDMEFSSWAGLLAPKGTPKEIVAALSQNIDKVMQMPDVLAKLKQYDYIPVKTTPEVFAQQIQAETDRWKQVVKETGFKIE